From Terriglobales bacterium, one genomic window encodes:
- the rpsB gene encoding 30S ribosomal protein S2: MATITMKELLEAGVHFGHQTKRWNPKMKEFIFGERNGIYIIDLQKTLKMFKDASKFVTDSAAEGKTILFVGTKRQAQDAIAEEAQRCGMFYVNNRWLGGLLTNWVTVQKSVKRLKELDEMAVDGRYELLPKKEVIKLERERKHLQANLAGIKNMNTLPDLVFVIDSNKEQIAVREARKLGIPVVAVVDTNCDPSEVDYVIPGNDDALRAIRLFASKIADSVVEGSNAATDKQGFTPQGGATEGEGEGVTGDAMAAGVGEGGEEGAPRKAPAAAGAENEEAHVETL, from the coding sequence TTGGCGACCATCACCATGAAGGAGCTGCTCGAAGCGGGCGTCCACTTCGGGCACCAGACCAAGCGCTGGAATCCCAAGATGAAGGAATTCATCTTCGGCGAGCGCAACGGGATCTACATCATCGACCTGCAGAAGACGCTGAAGATGTTCAAGGACGCGTCGAAGTTCGTCACCGACTCGGCCGCCGAGGGCAAGACCATCCTGTTCGTCGGCACCAAGCGGCAGGCGCAGGACGCCATCGCGGAAGAGGCGCAGCGCTGCGGCATGTTCTACGTGAACAACCGCTGGCTGGGCGGCCTGCTCACCAACTGGGTGACGGTGCAGAAGTCGGTGAAGCGGCTGAAGGAGCTCGACGAGATGGCCGTGGACGGCCGCTACGAGCTGCTGCCGAAGAAGGAAGTCATCAAGCTGGAGCGCGAGCGCAAGCACCTGCAGGCGAACCTGGCGGGCATCAAGAACATGAACACCCTGCCCGACCTGGTCTTCGTGATCGACTCCAACAAGGAGCAGATCGCGGTGCGCGAGGCGCGCAAGCTCGGCATCCCGGTCGTCGCCGTGGTCGACACCAACTGCGACCCCAGCGAAGTCGATTACGTCATCCCCGGCAACGACGACGCGCTGCGCGCCATCCGGCTGTTCGCCTCCAAGATCGCGGACTCGGTGGTCGAAGGCTCGAACGCCGCCACCGACAAGCAGGGCTTCACGCCGCAGGGCGGCGCGACCGAGGGCGAAGGCGAAGGCGTCACCGGCGATGCGATGGCCGCGGGCGTGGGCGAAGGCGGCGAGGAAGGCGCACCGCGCAAGGCTCCGGCCGCCGCGGGCGCCGAGAACGAAGAAGCGCACGTCGAGACGCTCTAG
- the rpsI gene encoding 30S ribosomal protein S9, producing MAEQVQYYGTGRRKSSTARVFLRPGSGKFTVNDREFEQYFVTEAQRVAAKQSLVASDTAATFDVVARVAGGGVNGQADAVRMGVARALLEFNAELRKTLKSQGMLRRDPRQKERKKYGQKGARKRFQFSKR from the coding sequence ATGGCAGAACAGGTTCAGTACTACGGCACCGGCCGGCGCAAGAGCTCGACCGCGCGCGTGTTCCTCCGCCCCGGCTCGGGCAAGTTCACGGTGAACGACCGCGAGTTCGAGCAGTATTTCGTGACCGAAGCGCAGCGCGTGGCGGCCAAGCAGTCGCTGGTGGCCAGCGACACCGCCGCGACCTTCGACGTGGTCGCCCGGGTCGCCGGCGGCGGCGTGAACGGCCAGGCCGACGCGGTCCGCATGGGCGTGGCCCGCGCGCTGCTCGAGTTCAACGCCGAGCTGCGCAAGACGCTGAAGTCGCAGGGCATGTTGCGCCGCGACCCGCGCCAGAAAGAGCGCAAGAAGTACGGCCAGAAGGGCGCGCGCAAGCGCTTCCAGTTCTCGAAGCGATAG
- the rplM gene encoding 50S ribosomal protein L13, with amino-acid sequence MSTYFPKGEIARSWYVVDAEGQTLGRLAARVARILSGKDNPRYTPFLDTGSHVVIINAEKIRVTGLKSEQKRYHRYTGFPGGLRTEEFKKRFERSPERLIEDTITGMLPHTKLGRQMATKLKVYRGDKHPHEAQQPQAITVTRKSDARAEAKLAKRA; translated from the coding sequence ATGTCTACGTATTTCCCCAAGGGGGAGATTGCGCGCAGTTGGTATGTCGTCGACGCCGAGGGCCAGACCCTCGGGCGCCTGGCCGCGCGCGTGGCCCGCATCCTGAGCGGTAAGGACAACCCCAGGTACACGCCCTTCCTCGACACCGGCTCGCACGTCGTCATCATCAACGCGGAGAAGATCCGCGTCACCGGCCTGAAGTCGGAGCAGAAGCGCTATCACCGCTACACCGGCTTCCCCGGCGGCCTGCGCACCGAGGAGTTCAAGAAGCGCTTCGAGCGTTCGCCCGAGCGGCTGATCGAAGACACCATCACCGGCATGCTGCCGCACACCAAGCTGGGCCGGCAGATGGCGACCAAGCTCAAGGTCTACCGCGGCGACAAGCATCCGCACGAAGCGCAGCAGCCGCAAGCCATCACCGTCACTCGCAAGAGCGACGCCCGCGCCGAAGCGAAGCTCGCCAAGCGCGCATAG